The following are encoded in a window of Paenibacillaceae bacterium GAS479 genomic DNA:
- a CDS encoding mannose-6-phosphate isomerase, type 2, with the protein MKLVLLSGGSGKRLWPLSNDLRSKQFLKVLEDDEGSRVSMVQRVWGQVAEAGFAGSGYIATGSSQTELIRGQLGADVPLIIEPTRRDTFPAIALAAAYLFSVEKVDPDETVAVLPVDPYVEERFFTTVASLDGVLRETGADLALIGVKPTYPSEKYGYIVPEEGVEAHEGSFQVGGFREKPSEQAAEELIARGALWNCGVFAFRLGYMLNIMEAKGISFSYEQLSSDYSSLESISFDYEVVERANNVAAVAYDGYWKDLGTWNTLTEEMKDTRMGRGIVSDDCVNTHLVNETDIPVTILGLSNIVVAASPDGILVAEKGASTKLKDFIGYGQRPMYEERRWGWVRVLDDRAYEDGTSVLTKRVGIEGGKSIGYRLQQHREEVWTVVKGEGEFICNGTYMKVRAGNVLHIPMKTLHGVRATSDLEFISVQTGPRHLENSIMELYSSWEEIEQNCMRA; encoded by the coding sequence ATGAAGCTCGTTCTGTTATCTGGAGGCTCCGGCAAGCGGTTATGGCCGCTGTCTAATGACCTGAGATCGAAACAGTTCCTGAAGGTGCTTGAAGATGACGAAGGCTCGCGTGTATCGATGGTTCAGCGAGTTTGGGGGCAAGTCGCGGAGGCCGGTTTTGCCGGCTCTGGTTACATTGCCACCGGCAGCTCGCAGACGGAGCTGATCCGCGGGCAGCTTGGCGCAGATGTGCCTTTGATCATCGAACCGACGCGCCGGGATACATTCCCCGCGATTGCGCTTGCGGCCGCCTATTTATTCTCGGTGGAGAAGGTTGATCCGGATGAAACGGTCGCGGTGCTGCCGGTCGACCCTTATGTGGAGGAACGCTTTTTCACCACGGTGGCAAGCCTCGATGGAGTGCTGCGCGAAACAGGAGCGGATCTCGCGCTAATCGGTGTCAAACCGACCTATCCTTCTGAAAAATATGGCTACATCGTGCCTGAAGAAGGCGTTGAAGCCCATGAGGGCTCCTTCCAGGTCGGAGGCTTCCGGGAGAAGCCGTCCGAGCAGGCTGCGGAGGAGCTGATTGCACGCGGGGCGCTGTGGAACTGCGGCGTGTTCGCTTTCCGGCTGGGATACATGCTGAACATCATGGAAGCGAAAGGGATCTCCTTTTCCTACGAGCAGCTTTCATCCGATTACAGCAGCCTGGAGAGCATCAGCTTCGACTACGAGGTAGTAGAGCGGGCAAATAATGTGGCAGCGGTCGCCTACGACGGATATTGGAAAGACCTCGGCACATGGAACACGCTCACTGAGGAAATGAAAGATACGCGGATGGGCCGCGGCATCGTCAGCGATGACTGCGTGAACACCCATCTGGTCAATGAAACAGACATCCCCGTGACGATACTTGGCCTCTCGAACATCGTCGTTGCAGCTAGTCCAGACGGCATTCTAGTAGCGGAAAAAGGAGCCAGTACAAAGCTGAAAGACTTCATCGGCTACGGCCAGCGCCCTATGTACGAGGAGCGTCGATGGGGCTGGGTCCGCGTGCTTGACGACCGTGCTTACGAGGATGGCACCAGCGTGCTGACCAAGCGAGTCGGTATTGAAGGTGGAAAAAGCATCGGTTACCGCCTTCAGCAGCATCGCGAGGAAGTATGGACCGTCGTCAAAGGTGAGGGCGAGTTCATCTGCAACGGAACCTATATGAAGGTCCGGGCGGGCAATGTGCTGCACATCCCGATGAAGACGCTGCATGGCGTTCGGGCGACGAGTGATTTGGAATTCATTTCGGTGCAGACCGGCCCAAGACATCTGGAAAACTCCATCATGGAGCTGTACAGCAGCTGGGAAGAGATTGAGCAGAACTGCATGCGCGCCTAG
- a CDS encoding nucleotide sugar dehydrogenase — translation MALSIAYYISDYGYGHAARSIAVIRELLRQAAAAGKALHLHAVSGRALPFLGRSLAAEFEAARAGGHRLILRRMESEPGYVLAATGSMGADPAQLSSRMLLYLADLPARVRREASWLGASGIDLTVSDIVAEAFPASRRAGIPSVGVSNFTWFTAYQELLPAEMLAPLAKAYLDMDAFIALAGSREPEWGREAVRTAGFFCRDVDHGRVLELRKRLDPGGQRRLIGLFPGMGIGKGSSLEQLDLLRDSRWLPVVSSGMELPDWAEDAVRIPESETESQHYVAACDVVLTKPGWGTVAEAVCLGKPLALLQRPLFREDRCTTDALRDRHPLLMLDADSLGSPDLSDRLLELCGRGGQLPAASASAVAAGLSAEPPNAAMTAAPPVTAAPSASRSEAARVAGLLLAHAMSGPDSAYSPPAFAPSAPAPVPSAPAPSAPASVPPAPIANTSAPVQSAPTAPASRSPSAPALPAANSTSSDRHHPLLRTAKPINYNGSGKAMKITVVGTGYVGLVSGVCYAELGHSVICVDKDPLKVATLQNGEIPIYEPGLQELSVRNSELGRLRFTASLGDAVKGADLIVIAVGTPPLPSGEANLAYIELAAQEIADAMEGHPVVAIKSTVPVGTNEKVRDLIRARTDCPFDSVSLPEFLREGSAVSDTMNPDRIVIGTESPRAEALLRELHAGLNCAFAVTDIRSAEMIKYASNAFLATKISFINEIANICEKVGADVTRVAEGMGHDKRIGASFLKAGIGYGGSCFPKDTQALIQIAGHVDYEFKLLRSVVEVNQDQRFNVIRKLEAIFGELRGRTIAVWGLAFKPETDDVREAPAQEIIGELLARGVEVRAYDPIAMDNFRSTFGSGDGGVTWCESALDAATDSDAVCLLTEWKEFGQMDLQQLRGVVREPVLIDGRNAFDEADLQDTDFIYYSVGRPSLARGVKAPVPELSY, via the coding sequence ATGGCATTATCGATTGCCTATTATATTTCGGATTACGGTTACGGCCATGCCGCGCGCTCCATTGCTGTCATCCGGGAGCTGCTGCGGCAGGCAGCCGCAGCAGGAAAAGCGCTGCATCTGCATGCGGTAAGCGGACGGGCGCTGCCCTTCCTAGGGCGTTCATTGGCAGCGGAATTCGAGGCGGCCCGCGCTGGCGGCCATCGGCTGATCTTGCGGCGGATGGAATCTGAGCCGGGTTATGTCCTTGCTGCTACGGGCAGCATGGGGGCGGACCCGGCACAGCTTAGTAGCCGGATGCTGCTCTATCTGGCCGACTTGCCTGCGAGAGTTCGCCGGGAAGCGTCCTGGCTGGGTGCGTCCGGTATTGATCTCACCGTATCGGACATTGTAGCAGAGGCATTTCCAGCGTCGCGGCGGGCAGGAATTCCCTCGGTTGGTGTGTCTAACTTCACTTGGTTTACCGCTTACCAGGAGCTGCTGCCGGCAGAAATGCTGGCTCCGCTTGCCAAGGCGTACCTGGATATGGACGCTTTTATCGCACTTGCCGGTTCAAGGGAACCGGAATGGGGGCGGGAGGCCGTGCGTACTGCGGGATTTTTTTGCCGGGATGTTGATCATGGGCGGGTGCTGGAGCTGCGGAAGCGGCTTGATCCAGGTGGACAACGGCGGCTAATCGGCTTGTTTCCGGGAATGGGAATTGGAAAAGGAAGCTCGCTGGAGCAGTTAGACCTGCTACGGGATTCCCGCTGGCTGCCGGTTGTTTCCTCCGGTATGGAGCTGCCGGACTGGGCCGAGGATGCAGTGCGCATCCCGGAATCGGAAACGGAGTCGCAGCATTATGTAGCAGCTTGCGACGTCGTGCTGACCAAGCCCGGCTGGGGCACGGTCGCCGAGGCGGTCTGCCTCGGCAAACCGCTCGCCCTGCTGCAGCGGCCGCTGTTCCGCGAGGATCGCTGCACGACAGATGCGCTGCGCGATCGGCATCCGCTGCTGATGCTGGATGCTGACAGTCTTGGCTCGCCGGATCTGTCAGACCGGCTGCTGGAGCTTTGCGGCCGCGGCGGCCAATTGCCGGCAGCATCGGCATCCGCCGTCGCCGCCGGGTTAAGCGCCGAGCCGCCGAATGCGGCAATGACCGCCGCTCCGCCTGTAACCGCGGCACCGTCCGCATCGCGCAGCGAAGCGGCCCGCGTCGCGGGCCTGCTGCTTGCTCATGCGATGAGCGGCCCCGACAGCGCGTACTCGCCACCCGCCTTTGCACCAAGTGCACCAGCACCTGTGCCATCGGCACCAGCACCGTCCGCACCAGCATCTGTGCCACCAGCACCAATCGCGAATACATCTGCCCCGGTGCAGTCAGCACCAACTGCACCAGCCTCACGATCACCATCCGCCCCGGCTCTGCCGGCAGCGAATTCAACATCATCAGACCGTCATCATCCGCTTCTGCGGACGGCGAAGCCAATTAATTATAACGGGAGTGGAAAAGCGATGAAGATAACGGTAGTAGGGACAGGATATGTCGGCCTCGTATCGGGCGTTTGCTACGCGGAGCTTGGTCACAGCGTCATCTGCGTGGACAAGGATCCGCTGAAAGTTGCAACGCTCCAGAACGGGGAAATCCCGATCTACGAGCCGGGACTGCAGGAGCTCTCCGTGCGCAACTCGGAGCTGGGCCGACTGCGCTTCACCGCCAGCCTCGGGGATGCCGTCAAAGGAGCTGACCTAATCGTCATCGCTGTCGGCACCCCGCCGCTGCCAAGCGGAGAGGCCAATCTCGCTTATATCGAGCTGGCTGCACAGGAAATCGCCGATGCGATGGAGGGCCATCCCGTCGTCGCTATCAAAAGCACCGTGCCAGTCGGCACGAACGAAAAAGTACGCGACCTGATTCGGGCGCGTACGGATTGCCCTTTTGACAGCGTATCGCTGCCGGAATTCCTCCGCGAAGGCTCGGCGGTGTCCGATACGATGAATCCCGACCGGATCGTCATCGGCACAGAATCGCCCCGAGCGGAGGCGCTGCTTCGCGAGCTGCATGCTGGATTGAACTGTGCATTTGCCGTGACGGACATCCGCAGCGCGGAGATGATCAAGTATGCGTCGAACGCTTTTCTCGCTACGAAAATTTCCTTCATTAATGAGATCGCAAATATTTGCGAAAAAGTCGGAGCCGACGTGACAAGAGTGGCTGAAGGAATGGGACACGACAAACGTATCGGCGCCTCCTTCCTCAAAGCAGGCATCGGCTACGGCGGCTCTTGCTTCCCAAAAGATACACAGGCACTCATCCAGATCGCCGGCCATGTGGACTATGAGTTCAAGCTGCTGCGCTCGGTTGTTGAGGTGAACCAGGATCAGCGCTTCAACGTCATCCGCAAGCTGGAGGCAATATTCGGTGAATTGCGCGGGCGGACCATCGCTGTATGGGGACTGGCTTTCAAGCCGGAAACCGACGATGTCCGCGAAGCTCCTGCACAGGAGATCATCGGTGAACTTCTCGCGCGCGGCGTGGAAGTACGGGCCTATGATCCAATCGCGATGGACAACTTCCGCAGCACCTTTGGCAGCGGAGACGGTGGCGTCACCTGGTGCGAAAGTGCTCTCGACGCTGCGACCGATTCCGATGCTGTCTGCCTGCTGACAGAGTGGAAAGAGTTTGGGCAGATGGATCTGCAACAGCTGCGGGGCGTCGTCCGCGAGCCGGTGCTCATCGATGGACGCAATGCTTTTGATGAAGCGGATCTGCAGGATACGGACTTCATCTACTATTCCGTAGGTCGGCCGAGCCTCGCCAGAGGCGTCAAAGCTCCTGTGCCAGAGCTTAGCTACTAA